The following proteins are encoded in a genomic region of Acidimicrobiales bacterium:
- a CDS encoding alpha/beta hydrolase, giving the protein MNSSSAALNVVLVHGGFVDGSGWRAVHDLLTRDGYAVTVVQNPTLSLEGDVAATRWVLDAQDGPVVLVAHSYGGAVMTEAGTHPNVAALVYVAAFAPDKGESVNTILADLPPGSPMPPILPPRDGFLLLDREKFHASFAGDVSNEEAAFMADSQVPWGVDALGGQITAPAWQTKPSWYLLTTEDRMIPPPTQRAMSERARSTVVEVRGSHAVYVSQPEAVAGLIRDAASAVAAR; this is encoded by the coding sequence ATGAATTCAAGCTCAGCAGCGCTGAACGTCGTTCTCGTCCACGGCGGCTTCGTAGATGGGTCCGGCTGGCGGGCGGTTCACGACCTGCTCACCCGGGACGGTTACGCCGTGACGGTGGTGCAAAATCCCACCCTGTCGCTCGAGGGAGACGTGGCCGCGACTCGATGGGTCCTCGACGCGCAAGACGGCCCCGTCGTGCTCGTCGCCCACTCCTACGGCGGTGCAGTCATGACCGAGGCAGGAACCCACCCGAACGTGGCCGCTCTCGTCTACGTCGCGGCATTCGCACCGGACAAGGGCGAGTCGGTGAACACTATTCTCGCCGACCTGCCCCCCGGCTCGCCGATGCCACCGATCCTGCCGCCCAGGGACGGCTTCCTGCTCCTCGACCGCGAGAAGTTCCACGCGTCATTCGCCGGTGACGTGTCCAACGAGGAGGCCGCGTTCATGGCGGACTCGCAGGTCCCCTGGGGCGTGGACGCATTGGGCGGGCAGATAACGGCGCCCGCCTGGCAGACCAAGCCGAGTTGGTACCTACTGACGACCGAAGATCGGATGATCCCACCGCCGACCCAGCGCGCCATGTCCGAGCGCGCCCGCTCAACAGTGGTCGAGGTCCGGGGCAGTCATGCCGTCTACGTCTCACAACCGGAGGCGGTGGCCGGTCTCATCCGAGACGCGGCGTCGGCCGTGGCGGCGCGGTAG
- a CDS encoding aldo/keto reductase, which yields MFTTLGTTGLVASRIGLGLAALGRPGYINLGHGSDLGDRTDVESMEHVAHTVLDAAYAGGVRYFDAARSYGKAEAFLASWLEQRGLGPSEVTVGSKWGYTYTAGWRIDAPVHEVKDLSATHLRRQLAETKGLLGPRLRLYQIHSATLDSGVLDDPRVLEELARQRASGLAIGFTVTGPRQSETIRRALELGGFDTVQATWNLLERAAESALAAAHAAGVGVIVKEALANGRLAAPGSVDALREGARSLGGTPDTLALAAALAQPWADVVLSGATTVVQLQSNLAALALEPNPEMIEQLDAIREDPVTYWQTRAALRWN from the coding sequence GTGTTCACCACACTCGGCACCACAGGCCTAGTGGCGAGCCGGATCGGACTGGGCCTCGCTGCCCTGGGCCGGCCTGGGTACATCAACCTCGGGCACGGGTCGGACCTCGGCGATCGTACCGACGTGGAGTCGATGGAGCATGTGGCGCACACCGTCCTGGACGCCGCCTACGCCGGAGGTGTGCGCTACTTCGACGCCGCCCGTTCCTACGGCAAGGCCGAGGCCTTCCTGGCCTCCTGGCTCGAGCAACGCGGCCTGGGCCCGAGTGAGGTCACCGTCGGGTCGAAGTGGGGCTACACGTACACCGCGGGCTGGCGCATCGACGCCCCCGTGCACGAGGTCAAAGACCTGTCGGCCACTCATCTTCGGCGCCAGCTCGCCGAGACCAAGGGCCTGTTGGGGCCCAGACTTCGGCTCTACCAGATCCACTCCGCCACCCTCGACAGCGGCGTGTTGGACGATCCCCGCGTGCTCGAGGAGCTCGCCCGGCAACGGGCGAGCGGGTTGGCCATCGGCTTCACCGTGACCGGGCCTCGACAGTCCGAGACGATCCGCCGGGCGCTCGAGCTCGGCGGCTTCGACACCGTGCAAGCCACGTGGAACCTGCTAGAGCGGGCGGCGGAGTCGGCCCTCGCCGCGGCACATGCCGCCGGAGTAGGCGTGATCGTCAAGGAGGCCCTGGCCAACGGCAGACTCGCCGCACCGGGCTCGGTCGACGCGCTTCGAGAGGGCGCACGCAGTCTCGGAGGCACGCCGGACACACTCGCTCTCGCTGCTGCGCTGGCCCAACCGTGGGCGGATGTGGTTCTCAGCGGTGCCACTACTGTGGTCCAGCTCCAGAGCAACCTGGCGGCGCTCGCCCTCGAGCCGAATCCGGAGATGATCGAGCAGCTCGATGCCATCCGAGAGGATCCGGTTACCTACTGGCAGACACGTGCAGCGCTGCGTTGGAATTGA
- a CDS encoding nuclear transport factor 2 family protein, with translation MTSHATLSPPEAADRLAIRELIDAYAHCADRRDAKGQMALFTADTRFLVYYDPAAVKPTQELRGRDSLAPVFDDLNRYVAIMHFNGQSTISLDGDRASGESYCMAHHISVGEDGQRTMMIASIRYLDELVKQDGEWLFAERRLMVNWTETRPFGT, from the coding sequence ATGACATCCCACGCCACTCTCTCGCCCCCCGAAGCCGCCGACCGGCTGGCCATCCGCGAGCTGATCGACGCCTACGCCCATTGCGCGGACCGGCGCGACGCCAAGGGCCAGATGGCCCTTTTCACCGCCGATACCCGCTTCCTCGTGTATTACGACCCAGCTGCGGTGAAACCGACCCAGGAGCTGCGCGGACGCGACTCGCTGGCCCCGGTGTTCGACGACCTCAACCGCTACGTCGCCATCATGCATTTCAACGGGCAGAGCACCATCTCGCTTGACGGGGACCGGGCCTCAGGCGAGAGCTACTGCATGGCCCATCACATCTCGGTCGGCGAGGATGGGCAACGCACGATGATGATCGCGTCCATCCGCTACCTCGACGAGCTGGTCAAGCAGGACGGCGAGTGGTTGTTCGCCGAGCGCCGGCTGATGGTGAACTGGACCGAGACGCGGCCGTTCGGCACCTGA
- a CDS encoding oxidoreductase, with protein MPENRTLETLTVADDLTITRMGYGAMQLAGPNAFGEPRDRAEALAVLREAADSGITHIDTADYYGPVITNRLIREALHPYNGITVATKVGWRRPDDGAPVQSLDPADLQAQVQDNLHHLGVDTLDLVNLRLAGAEAPTPQSIEAPFSALAELQQKGLIKHLGISNVSSGELTEAQRIAPVVAIQNLYNLANRQDEDLVDRAARDHIAFVPFFPLGGFNPLQSDVLSSVANGLGAAPQQVALAWLLQRSSTMAVIPGTSSRAHLRDNIVAVDLALPADAIDELDAIGARD; from the coding sequence ATGCCCGAGAACCGCACCCTCGAGACTCTGACTGTCGCCGACGACCTGACCATCACTCGCATGGGCTACGGCGCCATGCAGTTGGCCGGCCCCAACGCCTTCGGCGAGCCTCGCGACCGCGCCGAGGCCCTCGCCGTGCTGCGTGAGGCAGCAGACTCCGGAATCACTCATATCGACACGGCCGACTACTACGGCCCTGTCATCACCAACCGGCTCATCCGGGAGGCGCTCCACCCGTACAACGGGATCACGGTGGCGACAAAGGTCGGTTGGCGCCGGCCCGACGACGGCGCCCCGGTCCAGTCGCTCGACCCCGCCGACCTCCAGGCTCAGGTCCAGGACAATCTCCACCACCTCGGCGTCGACACCCTCGACCTGGTGAATCTGCGCCTCGCCGGCGCCGAAGCCCCGACCCCGCAATCCATCGAAGCCCCTTTCAGCGCGCTGGCCGAGCTGCAGCAGAAGGGCCTCATCAAGCACCTTGGCATCAGCAACGTCTCGTCGGGCGAATTGACCGAGGCGCAGCGTATTGCGCCTGTCGTCGCCATCCAGAACCTGTACAACCTCGCCAACCGCCAGGACGAGGACCTGGTCGACCGGGCTGCCCGCGACCACATCGCCTTCGTGCCGTTCTTCCCCCTCGGCGGGTTCAACCCGCTGCAGTCTGACGTCCTGAGCTCGGTCGCGAATGGCCTCGGAGCGGCACCGCAGCAGGTCGCGCTGGCCTGGCTGTTGCAGCGGTCGAGCACGATGGCCGTCATCCCCGGCACGTCGTCCCGTGCGCACCTACGGGACAACATCGTGGCCGTCGACCTGGCACTGCCGGCCGACGCCATCGACGAGCTGGACGCCATCGGCGCTCGAGACTAA